In Armatimonadota bacterium, one DNA window encodes the following:
- a CDS encoding DUF4166 domain-containing protein yields MSKSIYSLVLGEDFSRLHPKIQERFGFDSSSRKRAIGRGTMDRVWHGRFYTIPFLMVGTWRNIMFPERGENVPFTIENWAYVDSFGRETVTELRTFRLGRERRFDAYMVRDPIRNQVVDYLGTHQHLAVDLHLSVAENGGLRIESGEQRFYEGPIAFKFPMFFSGRACVDVWFDEEIQRYRIEVEVKNEFWGTLFGYVGTFDVEWEEVDPAAIPKGIQPKREESRY; encoded by the coding sequence ATGAGCAAATCAATCTACTCTTTGGTTCTTGGAGAAGACTTCAGTCGGCTTCACCCGAAGATCCAAGAGCGTTTTGGGTTTGACAGCAGTTCCCGCAAGCGGGCCATCGGGCGCGGCACTATGGATCGGGTGTGGCACGGGAGGTTCTATACAATCCCGTTCCTCATGGTCGGCACTTGGCGGAACATCATGTTCCCAGAAAGGGGCGAAAACGTTCCGTTTACCATTGAGAATTGGGCCTATGTAGACTCTTTCGGGCGCGAAACCGTCACCGAACTTCGCACCTTCAGGTTAGGGCGGGAACGACGATTCGACGCCTACATGGTGAGAGATCCCATTCGCAACCAAGTGGTCGACTACTTGGGGACCCACCAGCATTTGGCCGTCGATCTTCACTTGAGCGTCGCCGAAAACGGAGGTCTTCGCATCGAATCTGGGGAGCAGCGGTTCTACGAAGGCCCGATTGCATTCAAGTTTCCAATGTTCTTTTCCGGAAGAGCCTGCGTTGATGTCTGGTTCGACGAAGAGATCCAGAGATATCGCATCGAGGTTGAAGTCAAGAACGAGTTCTGGGGCACTCTCTTCGGCTACGTCGGTACCTTTGATGTCGAATGGGAAGAAGTCGATCCCGCGGCCATCCCGAAGGGGATCCAGCCCAAGCGCGAGGAATCTCGGTACTGA